In Phycisphaeraceae bacterium, a single genomic region encodes these proteins:
- a CDS encoding YicC family protein — MIRSMTGFGDASEQAAGVHYLAEVRSLNNRYFKATIRLPDIISGLEAELESLLRQRLNRGSITLVVKMRAAEGATTHRINDAALLDYLDHLETIHTKIGGDKDHAVHIDLTALLALPGVLVPEDEAAILERARPVVLSLTGQACDRLTVMRSREGLAIADDLTKHRVFIQERLAMVKDRAPQVVEEYHQRLRARIDHLLARAELRIDEKDLIREVAIFAERADISEEVTRLSGHLEQIERIAAAPDGEPAGRTLDFLTQELRREANTIASKSNDAVIARAIVEVKGAIDRIKEQVQNVE; from the coding sequence TTGATCCGTTCAATGACCGGATTTGGCGATGCCTCGGAGCAGGCGGCGGGAGTGCATTACCTCGCCGAGGTGCGCAGTCTCAACAATCGATATTTCAAAGCCACGATTCGGCTGCCTGACATTATTTCGGGTCTGGAGGCTGAGCTTGAGTCATTGCTTCGCCAGCGGCTTAATCGCGGGTCAATCACGCTGGTCGTCAAAATGCGTGCTGCTGAGGGCGCGACAACGCATCGGATTAACGACGCGGCTTTGCTCGACTACCTCGATCACCTCGAGACAATTCATACAAAAATCGGCGGTGATAAGGATCATGCGGTCCATATCGACTTAACCGCATTGCTGGCACTTCCGGGCGTTCTGGTTCCCGAAGATGAAGCTGCGATTCTCGAACGAGCGCGGCCGGTCGTGCTGAGTCTGACAGGACAGGCATGTGACAGGCTCACGGTCATGCGTTCCCGCGAGGGATTAGCTATCGCCGATGATCTCACCAAACACCGTGTTTTCATTCAAGAGCGGCTTGCGATGGTCAAGGACCGTGCGCCGCAGGTGGTGGAGGAGTACCATCAGCGGCTGCGCGCGAGGATCGATCACCTGCTGGCACGGGCAGAATTACGAATCGACGAAAAAGATTTAATCCGTGAAGTCGCCATTTTTGCGGAACGAGCGGATATCTCGGAAGAAGTAACCCGATTGAGCGGGCACCTTGAACAAATCGAGCGGATCGCCGCTGCGCCGGACGGCGAACCTGCTGGGCGGACGCTCGACTTCCTCACGCAGGAATTGCGTCGTGAAGCCAACACCATCGCGAGCAAGAGCAATGATGCGGTGATCGCGCGTGCTATTGTTGAGGTGAAAGGAGCCATCGACCGGATCAAGGAACAGGTCCAGAACGTGGAGTAA
- a CDS encoding phosphotransferase, with amino-acid sequence MSQVPTPNLTGSLSGTGAPIGQSALGSAVSSGVSGQMGSGRDRFATDELAIVLSHYDLGTIEAIQEFPKGSRKAPKLILRTEKGFFLLKRRARGKDDPFKVAFCHQLQSYLASKQFPLPHLIGTKKDNNSMLQWKGCIYEVFEYIKGTSYDNSLEATADSGKTLALFHKLLASYQPEYEPAQGSYHASRSVASSMEAIPTTLSKIEPRSVDASDRVAQVVKFLHSSYNAAAMKVNEMGLTDWPMQIVHSDWHPGNMLFRGSRVVAVIDYDAARIQQRIIDAANGALQFSIIGGGDDPAQWPDYIDESRFKRFLRAYDSVNVLSRAELRTVPWLMLEALIAESVIPVAATGSFARMEGIGFLLMVERKVKWLQAHADQLGKVLEQ; translated from the coding sequence ATGTCCCAAGTCCCCACCCCCAACCTTACCGGCAGCTTATCCGGGACCGGCGCGCCGATTGGCCAGTCCGCACTGGGATCAGCCGTTTCGTCAGGTGTGTCGGGTCAAATGGGCAGCGGTCGGGACCGTTTTGCTACTGATGAGCTTGCGATCGTTCTTTCGCATTACGATCTGGGCACGATCGAAGCGATTCAGGAGTTTCCCAAGGGCTCACGCAAAGCACCCAAGCTGATCCTCCGGACGGAGAAAGGATTCTTTCTTCTCAAGAGGCGGGCACGCGGAAAAGATGACCCGTTCAAGGTCGCGTTCTGTCATCAGCTTCAAAGCTACCTTGCCAGCAAGCAGTTCCCGCTGCCTCATCTGATCGGCACAAAAAAAGACAACAACTCAATGCTCCAGTGGAAGGGATGCATTTACGAGGTGTTTGAATACATCAAAGGCACGAGCTACGACAACTCCCTCGAAGCCACCGCTGATTCAGGCAAGACGCTTGCGCTCTTCCACAAACTGCTGGCCTCATACCAGCCGGAATATGAGCCGGCGCAAGGCTCCTATCATGCGTCACGTTCGGTGGCGTCTTCGATGGAAGCGATTCCAACGACGCTTTCAAAAATCGAACCGCGCAGCGTCGATGCTTCGGATCGGGTGGCGCAGGTCGTCAAGTTTCTGCACAGCAGCTACAACGCAGCCGCGATGAAGGTCAACGAAATGGGGTTGACCGACTGGCCGATGCAGATCGTTCACAGCGACTGGCACCCCGGCAACATGCTCTTCCGCGGATCGCGTGTGGTTGCGGTGATTGACTATGACGCAGCGAGAATTCAGCAGCGGATCATCGACGCGGCCAACGGCGCGCTGCAATTTTCCATCATCGGCGGCGGTGATGACCCGGCGCAATGGCCTGATTACATCGATGAATCTCGATTTAAGCGGTTCCTGCGGGCGTATGACAGCGTCAACGTCCTTTCACGAGCCGAGCTGCGCACCGTGCCGTGGCTGATGCTCGAAGCACTGATTGCCGAAAGCGTGATCCCCGTCGCGGCTACGGGATCGTTTGCGAGGATGGAAGGGATCGGGTTCCTTCTGATGGTAGAGCGGAAAGTGAAATGGCTGCAGGCCCACGCCGACCAACTGGGGAAAGTGCTTGAGCAGTAG
- the murD gene encoding UDP-N-acetylmuramoyl-L-alanine--D-glutamate ligase produces MNLQGKKALVMGLGRFGGGVGVTRFLAARGAQVTVTDTAPADDLKESVARLSDVRGVSFHLGEHRTEDFTTADLVVVNPAVPPDNPYVAAARATGVALTSEIRLLVRHLPNRLHTIGITGSAGKSTTTAMIGHILRHTSAGDHSFNVHVGGNIGGSLLGVIDTIKPNDWVVLELSSFMLEGLREEKWSPHIAVITNLQPNHLDWHGSFEAYQHAKQALLDYQREADDDITIGGPGIHNVFTPRVSNFSFFERDDLALSPPIELIIPGEHNQLNARLAAAVVKAAIHQPEWESWKSLADFGGLTHRMQFVAEHSGVRYFNDSKATTPDATELAIKSFPRGKVHLILGGYDKGIDLLPLARLAARHCHAIYTIGKTGDTIAAAAEAEGHDATATHGPSVGVTGCGGAMWGDDSAAVIRCGTLDRAMAEIADRVRQGDVVLLSTACASWDQFVNFESRGAAFVEAVLKYTGEGSKSPGV; encoded by the coding sequence TTGAACCTTCAGGGTAAGAAGGCCCTCGTCATGGGCCTCGGTCGCTTTGGCGGAGGCGTCGGCGTCACACGCTTCCTCGCAGCACGAGGTGCGCAAGTCACTGTCACCGATACGGCACCGGCTGATGATCTCAAGGAGAGCGTAGCCAGACTCAGCGATGTACGCGGCGTCTCGTTTCATCTGGGCGAGCATCGCACGGAGGATTTCACCACGGCGGATCTCGTCGTGGTAAATCCCGCTGTCCCGCCTGACAATCCCTACGTCGCCGCCGCCCGCGCCACCGGTGTCGCGCTGACAAGCGAAATTCGATTGCTTGTCAGACATCTACCCAACCGACTTCACACCATCGGCATCACCGGCAGTGCTGGAAAATCAACGACGACGGCAATGATCGGCCACATTCTGCGCCATACGTCAGCGGGAGATCACTCGTTTAATGTTCATGTCGGCGGCAATATTGGCGGATCGCTGCTCGGAGTCATCGACACGATCAAACCGAACGATTGGGTTGTACTCGAACTTTCGAGCTTTATGCTGGAGGGGCTGCGCGAGGAGAAGTGGTCTCCGCATATTGCTGTCATCACCAACTTGCAACCGAATCACCTCGACTGGCACGGTTCTTTTGAGGCATATCAGCACGCCAAGCAGGCACTGCTTGACTATCAGCGCGAGGCGGACGATGACATTACCATCGGCGGACCGGGGATACATAACGTGTTCACGCCGCGAGTGTCTAACTTTTCGTTTTTTGAGCGGGACGACCTGGCCCTGAGTCCGCCAATCGAACTGATCATCCCCGGCGAGCACAACCAGCTCAACGCCAGGCTGGCTGCTGCGGTCGTGAAAGCTGCCATTCATCAACCGGAGTGGGAGAGTTGGAAGTCTCTCGCCGACTTCGGCGGGCTTACCCACCGCATGCAATTCGTTGCGGAGCACTCAGGCGTGCGCTATTTCAACGACTCCAAAGCGACCACTCCCGACGCCACCGAACTGGCGATCAAAAGCTTCCCGCGAGGCAAAGTCCACCTCATCCTGGGCGGATATGACAAGGGAATCGACCTGTTGCCTTTAGCGCGACTGGCTGCCCGGCATTGCCATGCCATCTACACCATCGGAAAAACGGGCGACACCATCGCTGCCGCTGCGGAGGCCGAAGGTCACGACGCGACGGCGACACACGGACCAAGTGTGGGAGTCACCGGCTGCGGCGGCGCAATGTGGGGTGACGACAGTGCCGCCGTAATTCGCTGCGGTACGCTCGATCGAGCCATGGCGGAAATCGCCGACCGTGTCAGGCAAGGCGACGTGGTGCTTCTCTCCACCGCATGTGCCAGTTGGGATCAATTTGTGAATTTCGAGTCGCGCGGAGCAGCGTTTGTCGAGGCGGTGCTGAAATACACGGGGGAAGGCTCAAAATCGCCGGGCGTATAA
- a CDS encoding CvpA family protein: MNTVINLLVMAFILFMAYWWGRQGLFSAFLHFIITVACGAIALALWEPISQGILLMRMPQFAWGVGLLAPFVLALLIVRTVIDKVVHYNLYFSTLTNWIGGSIFGFLSGCLTVGLTIIGLGFLALPADLMGYQPYYVDASGQVMENSGGRLWFSVEKSTDAFYSMLSRGSFYAGQPMDLYAPSISTQAGMFRLRYDPNSAVAVAPGEVVPMAVYVVPTPLKGADATVTRLIGNWARQPNSKLVVVETKWVPLEDQKARAFDTNLLRLYPPAIRLLTVETGKNPEDSTTGWVAPVGATKVDPGTGERLYVPFSDNKAFLSADARGGTFAFVFQLPQDQEPKFLFTRRLRLSLPEASSDMHRVARALGKSTATSLVGENNDSVTGRVGMREGTVSGSQALGIEINNALPYVISRNKVTSFEVDANGFLTRGIGEAGKTEGTVSKQVAIERVHTDPTVRTVRVRLGKDKAQSLMGAAHVAAASVQGVWLQDVQGNKYLPQGFAWARADGSQQIHYEPESPIQSARQIPTNQMGPDDIMYLYFAIPKGVKIATFHASQSMKQAAELDVK; the protein is encoded by the coding sequence ATGAATACCGTCATCAACCTCCTCGTCATGGCGTTCATCCTGTTCATGGCCTACTGGTGGGGCCGGCAGGGATTATTCAGTGCGTTTCTGCATTTCATAATTACTGTTGCCTGCGGGGCAATCGCGCTGGCGCTGTGGGAGCCTATCTCGCAGGGCATCCTGCTGATGCGCATGCCTCAGTTCGCCTGGGGAGTCGGGCTGCTCGCGCCATTCGTGCTCGCTCTGCTGATCGTACGAACCGTAATTGACAAGGTGGTCCACTACAACCTGTATTTCAGCACCCTGACCAACTGGATCGGCGGCAGCATCTTCGGTTTTCTCTCCGGATGCCTTACCGTTGGGCTGACCATCATCGGCCTGGGCTTTCTCGCGTTGCCGGCTGATCTGATGGGTTACCAGCCGTATTACGTTGATGCGTCCGGCCAGGTCATGGAAAACTCCGGCGGTCGTCTGTGGTTCTCCGTCGAAAAGAGCACCGATGCGTTTTACTCGATGCTCTCGCGCGGCAGTTTCTACGCAGGCCAGCCGATGGACCTCTACGCACCGAGCATCTCCACCCAAGCCGGTATGTTTCGATTGCGGTACGACCCCAACAGCGCGGTGGCGGTCGCGCCGGGAGAAGTAGTCCCGATGGCGGTCTATGTGGTTCCCACGCCGCTCAAAGGTGCTGATGCAACCGTGACCAGACTCATCGGAAACTGGGCCCGACAGCCAAACTCCAAGCTGGTAGTTGTCGAAACTAAATGGGTACCGCTGGAAGACCAGAAGGCCCGCGCGTTCGATACCAATCTGCTCCGGCTCTATCCTCCGGCCATCCGGTTGTTAACCGTTGAAACAGGCAAAAATCCCGAAGATTCCACGACTGGATGGGTCGCTCCCGTCGGCGCGACAAAGGTGGACCCCGGCACGGGTGAACGGTTATACGTCCCCTTCAGTGACAACAAGGCGTTCCTGTCGGCTGATGCTCGCGGCGGGACATTTGCCTTTGTCTTCCAACTCCCGCAGGATCAGGAGCCAAAGTTCCTTTTCACCCGCAGACTGCGGCTTTCTCTGCCTGAGGCGTCGAGCGACATGCACCGCGTGGCACGGGCTTTGGGCAAGAGTACCGCCACATCGCTGGTCGGTGAAAATAACGACAGCGTCACAGGCAGAGTCGGAATGCGCGAAGGTACAGTTTCGGGATCACAGGCACTGGGTATCGAGATTAACAACGCTCTGCCCTACGTCATCAGCCGTAATAAAGTCACCTCGTTTGAGGTGGATGCCAATGGATTCCTCACACGAGGTATCGGCGAAGCAGGTAAAACCGAAGGGACCGTCTCCAAACAAGTTGCCATAGAACGCGTCCACACGGATCCGACGGTTCGCACCGTGCGAGTCCGACTGGGTAAAGACAAGGCGCAGTCACTCATGGGTGCCGCACACGTCGCGGCGGCGAGCGTCCAAGGCGTCTGGCTCCAGGACGTGCAGGGCAATAAGTATCTGCCGCAGGGTTTCGCCTGGGCGCGAGCTGATGGTTCGCAGCAGATTCACTACGAACCGGAAAGCCCCATCCAGTCGGCACGCCAAATCCCCACTAATCAGATGGGGCCTGACGACATCATGTACCTCTATTTCGCCATCCCCAAGGGAGTGAAGATCGCCACTTTCCACGCAAGCCAGAGCATGAAGCAGGCAGCGGAACTCGACGTCAAGTAG
- the tadA gene encoding Flp pilus assembly complex ATPase component TadA: MMMKRWTWLAILVLATAAWAQTSVTEVLTAADPTGTTSNATPATAGSPKEIAAAFFKAVAEKDWPSVERLSTADSFRQFKNQWETELPAHSAGPQSEVIQSKLSLVYGSATADDPLKPAEAQGVYALLMQTPNGWKVATAARGDSAAARAAFADFIKAHSELGSLPPEPARDDASAAGPGKADAITAPAGPSTESVMLLSLFKPITFLIILALWGFVAGRVDKDLANFHFPREPWNGAIIGSAVIAFFLWLLLPYFWLGLPVALIILAGTITGYAFYRNPRVPENKQWTLTMNFLTERLEKRSQDQAQSAATVKVVGADGKAMPVPQPDDPTGPAHEAVETLLDFALSRRADRIELMADAQQTSQAVMIDGVRYNQPNLQTALGLGVIDYLKSAAKLDLSDRRRKQVGRVMFEDEANHRHPFILHTMGSTKGLILTLQQDKTSAPALPANQLGLLELQRQQLVACLDQPGRVVIVSSPPGQGQTTTLYSLMGRHDPYTQSVIALEESLEYELEGVTHDKLGPGADADTINQKLKASMLREAQVVMLSKIADVNTAKMMVDYSETTRFYTGIRAEDSTTALKLWVKTLGDTKSAAKGIQAIIAQRLIRRLCKTCRIPYKPDAEVLRKLNLTPDKVGQFYKHSGQVMIKEEAKPCPDCLGLGFKGRTGLFEVMVFDDEARQLLAAGHLDPLRSYLRKQKMLWLQEAALMKVVEGETSIGEVTRIMGGGK; the protein is encoded by the coding sequence ATGATGATGAAGCGATGGACATGGCTGGCAATTCTGGTGTTGGCGACGGCGGCCTGGGCGCAGACCTCGGTTACCGAAGTCCTCACCGCAGCAGATCCGACCGGTACGACCAGTAACGCCACCCCTGCCACTGCCGGCTCGCCTAAAGAAATTGCAGCGGCATTTTTCAAGGCTGTTGCGGAAAAAGATTGGCCGTCCGTTGAGCGGCTTTCCACCGCGGATTCATTTCGGCAATTCAAAAACCAATGGGAAACTGAACTACCAGCCCACAGCGCGGGGCCTCAGAGCGAAGTCATCCAGAGCAAGCTGTCGCTGGTTTACGGATCAGCAACCGCCGACGATCCGCTCAAGCCCGCGGAAGCACAGGGTGTTTACGCCCTGCTGATGCAGACTCCTAATGGCTGGAAGGTCGCAACGGCGGCACGAGGCGACTCAGCAGCAGCACGCGCAGCGTTTGCGGACTTCATCAAGGCTCACTCTGAGCTGGGATCGCTGCCGCCGGAGCCTGCAAGGGACGACGCCTCAGCCGCAGGGCCGGGTAAAGCCGACGCGATCACAGCTCCCGCAGGCCCTTCCACAGAGTCGGTCATGCTCCTGAGTCTCTTCAAGCCGATTACCTTCCTGATTATTCTGGCACTCTGGGGTTTTGTCGCCGGACGGGTGGACAAGGATCTGGCTAATTTTCACTTCCCACGCGAACCGTGGAACGGAGCGATCATCGGATCGGCTGTCATCGCTTTTTTCCTCTGGCTGCTCCTGCCTTACTTCTGGCTTGGCCTGCCTGTCGCGCTCATCATTCTCGCAGGCACCATCACCGGCTACGCTTTCTACCGAAACCCCCGCGTCCCTGAAAATAAACAGTGGACGCTCACAATGAACTTTCTCACCGAGCGGCTGGAGAAACGATCACAGGACCAGGCCCAATCTGCCGCGACGGTCAAGGTGGTCGGTGCGGATGGGAAGGCGATGCCCGTACCGCAACCCGATGACCCCACGGGACCGGCGCACGAAGCGGTGGAGACGTTGCTCGACTTCGCCTTGTCCCGACGCGCCGACCGGATCGAGTTGATGGCCGACGCCCAGCAGACCTCGCAGGCCGTCATGATCGACGGGGTACGCTACAACCAACCAAATCTTCAGACTGCACTCGGGTTGGGTGTTATCGACTACCTCAAAAGTGCGGCAAAGCTCGATCTGTCAGACCGCCGGCGAAAGCAGGTCGGCCGCGTCATGTTTGAGGATGAAGCCAACCATCGCCATCCGTTCATCCTGCACACGATGGGTTCTACCAAGGGCCTGATCCTGACACTTCAGCAGGACAAGACCTCCGCGCCTGCTCTGCCGGCCAATCAGCTCGGCCTGTTGGAACTCCAGCGTCAACAACTCGTGGCGTGTCTCGACCAGCCCGGTCGTGTGGTCATCGTCAGCAGCCCGCCCGGACAGGGACAGACCACGACGCTTTACAGTCTCATGGGGCGACACGACCCGTACACGCAAAGCGTCATCGCACTCGAGGAAAGTCTTGAATACGAGCTTGAAGGCGTCACACACGACAAGCTCGGCCCGGGCGCGGATGCAGACACGATCAATCAAAAGCTCAAAGCATCAATGCTCCGCGAAGCGCAGGTGGTCATGCTGAGCAAGATCGCCGACGTTAATACCGCGAAGATGATGGTGGATTACTCCGAAACCACGCGGTTCTACACCGGCATCCGTGCAGAGGACTCGACGACAGCCCTCAAGCTATGGGTTAAGACGCTCGGTGATACGAAGTCCGCAGCCAAGGGCATTCAGGCTATTATCGCGCAGCGACTGATCCGCCGACTGTGCAAGACTTGCCGCATACCGTACAAGCCTGATGCCGAGGTTCTGCGCAAACTTAACCTCACGCCTGACAAGGTTGGCCAGTTCTATAAGCATTCCGGGCAAGTCATGATCAAGGAAGAAGCGAAGCCGTGTCCCGACTGTCTGGGTCTGGGATTCAAGGGTCGCACCGGATTGTTCGAGGTGATGGTCTTTGACGACGAAGCGCGTCAACTGCTTGCGGCTGGCCATCTTGATCCGCTCCGATCCTATCTGCGTAAACAGAAAATGCTCTGGCTACAGGAAGCAGCACTGATGAAAGTCGTCGAAGGCGAAACGAGCATCGGCGAAGTGACCCGCATCATGGGAGGAGGAAAGTAG